From Candidatus Paracaedimonas acanthamoebae, one genomic window encodes:
- a CDS encoding PQQ-like beta-propeller repeat protein codes for MRQYYGYIAFTAILLSGCDGFLGKKEKIPLEGVRESVLLSTEKYTVDDTLKDHSLKLDAPEINQTWPMAGGNARHVMPPLLLNPDFNLMWEKNIGHGSSTEHRLLNSPIAVGNHVYTIDSIGLVSAINIQNGEKEWETYCIPADSSSQPFGGGLAYDQGKIYATTAHAEILSIDAKTGNILWRFPTSAPVRAAPTVSEGKIFVITINNQLEVFNAKDGQLLWTHTGIVESAGLLGGASPAVHAGVIVTPYSSGEVFALRIENGYPLWSETLQANKQLDSVSALSHIKARPIIDKNLVFLVSHSGRISALDMRSGQSVWNRDLGGIRTPAISGRYLFMLTNDNHLVCLMKESGQIVWSQQLVHFVDQEKQQGKILWAGPLIVNDTLLIIGSNKQGLLLSTQNGQEIKKFELPYKATLSPIAINKTLLILLDNGTLIAYQ; via the coding sequence ATGAGACAATATTACGGATATATAGCCTTCACGGCCATCCTTTTAAGTGGATGTGACGGCTTTCTTGGAAAAAAAGAAAAAATCCCCCTAGAAGGAGTTCGTGAATCAGTTCTCTTATCTACTGAAAAATACACTGTAGATGATACATTAAAAGATCATAGTTTAAAACTTGACGCGCCTGAAATAAATCAGACTTGGCCTATGGCTGGAGGGAATGCACGCCATGTGATGCCTCCTCTCCTTTTAAATCCTGATTTCAACTTGATGTGGGAGAAAAATATAGGCCATGGCTCTTCTACCGAACATCGGTTGTTAAATAGCCCAATCGCCGTAGGAAATCATGTATACACTATCGATTCTATTGGTTTGGTGAGTGCTATTAATATCCAAAATGGAGAAAAAGAATGGGAAACATATTGTATCCCGGCTGATAGCTCCTCTCAACCTTTTGGAGGCGGCTTGGCTTATGATCAAGGAAAAATTTATGCAACAACAGCTCATGCAGAAATTCTTTCAATTGATGCGAAAACAGGAAACATTTTATGGCGCTTCCCTACCTCAGCTCCTGTAAGAGCAGCCCCAACAGTCTCTGAAGGAAAAATTTTTGTTATAACCATTAATAATCAACTTGAAGTTTTCAATGCGAAAGATGGCCAACTCCTATGGACTCATACAGGCATCGTTGAATCAGCTGGCCTTTTAGGCGGAGCCAGTCCTGCCGTTCATGCAGGTGTTATTGTCACCCCTTACTCTTCTGGCGAAGTATTTGCTCTTCGTATAGAAAATGGATACCCTTTATGGTCTGAAACCCTGCAAGCAAACAAACAACTTGATTCTGTATCAGCACTTTCCCATATTAAAGCACGCCCTATTATTGATAAGAATCTTGTTTTCCTTGTAAGTCATAGCGGTCGCATTAGTGCCTTAGATATGCGTAGTGGGCAATCTGTTTGGAATCGTGACCTGGGAGGCATTAGAACACCTGCTATTTCTGGCAGATATTTGTTCATGCTTACAAACGATAATCATTTAGTATGTTTAATGAAAGAGTCAGGACAAATCGTATGGTCTCAACAACTTGTACATTTTGTGGATCAAGAAAAACAACAAGGGAAAATTCTATGGGCAGGTCCTCTCATTGTTAATGATACCTTGTTGATAATTGGCTCAAATAAACAAGGCTTATTGCTTTCAACTCAGAATGGTCAAGAAATTAAAAAGTTTGAATTACCATATAAAGCGACCCTCTCTCCTATCGCAATTAATAAAACTTTACTCATCCTTCTCGACAATGGAACTTTAATTGCATACCAATAG
- the der gene encoding ribosome biogenesis GTPase Der produces the protein MTKHLKIAIVGRPNVGKSTLYNRLAGRKLAIVEDTPGVTRDWQKTQGHLWDLNLEIYDTAGLEGFESALIKDQIISQTLNVLAEVDVILMIIDSREPILASDRKLAEMLRRLKTPVILVANKSEGHKKQEGYLESFTLGFGDPIAFSAAHGEGVDDLYQALAPHAIDLESQEVENNPQEQLKLAIVGRPNVGKSTLMNALLGEERLLTGDQPGITRDAIAIDWSYKGRSIQLIDTAGMRRKSRIDEHLERLSVQDSLEAIKYAQVVVLVMDANDPLNKQDLTIASHVLEEGRALIIALNKWDEADQQTLPEIRRSLSSLLSQARGLRLQPTSALKKKNLDELMAHVLEVYQLWNTRISTSQLNRWLEGALARHAPPLSGQTPIRIKYATQIKTRPPTFVLFASKPVDLPASYMRYLETSLRDCFNLPGVPLRLFLRKGKNPYDSRGK, from the coding sequence ATGACAAAACATCTTAAAATCGCGATTGTTGGAAGACCTAATGTTGGTAAATCAACACTCTATAATCGACTCGCAGGCCGCAAACTCGCAATTGTTGAAGACACTCCAGGAGTGACACGGGATTGGCAAAAAACTCAAGGTCATCTTTGGGATTTAAACCTTGAGATTTATGACACTGCTGGCCTCGAAGGTTTTGAATCAGCTCTTATAAAAGACCAGATTATCTCACAAACTCTGAATGTTTTAGCAGAAGTTGACGTCATATTAATGATTATTGATAGCCGAGAACCTATTTTGGCTTCTGATCGAAAATTAGCTGAGATGTTAAGACGTCTAAAAACTCCCGTAATTTTAGTAGCCAATAAATCTGAAGGCCATAAAAAACAAGAAGGTTATTTAGAATCATTTACTTTAGGTTTCGGGGATCCTATTGCTTTTTCTGCGGCGCATGGTGAAGGAGTTGATGATCTTTACCAAGCCTTGGCGCCTCATGCGATAGACTTAGAAAGTCAAGAAGTTGAAAATAATCCCCAGGAACAATTGAAGCTTGCAATTGTTGGAAGGCCAAATGTTGGCAAATCAACTCTCATGAATGCACTCTTGGGTGAAGAACGATTACTAACAGGCGATCAACCAGGCATTACACGAGATGCTATAGCTATTGATTGGTCTTATAAAGGCCGCTCTATCCAGCTGATTGATACTGCTGGAATGAGGCGTAAATCACGTATCGATGAGCATCTTGAGCGCCTTTCAGTCCAAGATAGTTTAGAAGCTATTAAGTATGCTCAAGTTGTTGTCCTTGTGATGGATGCAAATGATCCTTTAAATAAACAAGATCTCACAATTGCTTCTCATGTCCTAGAAGAAGGCCGCGCCCTCATTATTGCCTTGAATAAGTGGGATGAAGCTGACCAACAAACATTACCTGAAATTAGGCGTTCTTTAAGCTCCCTTCTCTCTCAAGCAAGAGGGCTTCGCTTACAGCCTACTTCGGCATTAAAGAAAAAAAATCTCGATGAATTGATGGCTCATGTATTAGAAGTATATCAATTATGGAACACTCGTATTTCCACATCACAACTGAATCGATGGTTAGAAGGTGCTTTAGCACGTCATGCTCCACCTCTTTCAGGACAAACACCTATCCGCATAAAATATGCCACCCAAATTAAAACTCGCCCCCCAACATTTGTTTTATTTGCGAGTAAGCCCGTGGATCTTCCCGCTTCTTATATGCGTTATTTAGAAACGTCTTTGCGAGATTGCTTTAATTTACCCGGGGTACCTCTTAGATTATTCTTGAGAAAAGGTAAAAATCCTTACGATTCAAGAGGTAAATAA
- a CDS encoding SDR family NAD(P)-dependent oxidoreductase yields MAELKGKVALITGATRGLGAEIAKRYAQEGVNLILLSRNIAQLEALDDSLASSGVNITLVPYDLKDYASLENLARAIGDRYGRLDILVGNAAILGILGPIQQVPSSTWQEVIDINLTANLYLLKFFDPLLRNSSGGRAIFVTSEVAHDISPYWSAYSVSKAALENMIMLYAHENLNSSLKVNLVDPGKIRTSMHAEACPGIDPLSIPSPEEFMDVFIYLASEKCQLTGKIFKAQEFKNEN; encoded by the coding sequence GTGGCTGAGTTAAAAGGGAAAGTAGCGCTTATTACAGGGGCGACTAGAGGTTTAGGAGCTGAAATTGCAAAACGTTATGCTCAAGAAGGGGTAAACCTTATTCTGTTATCTCGTAATATAGCACAACTTGAAGCTTTAGATGATAGTTTAGCCTCGTCTGGAGTGAATATAACTCTTGTACCTTATGATCTTAAAGATTATGCAAGTCTTGAGAATTTAGCTCGAGCTATAGGAGATCGCTATGGGCGTCTGGATATATTAGTTGGCAACGCAGCTATATTAGGGATACTTGGGCCTATTCAGCAGGTTCCATCTTCTACGTGGCAAGAAGTCATTGATATTAATCTAACAGCAAATTTATATTTGCTTAAATTCTTTGATCCACTTTTACGTAACTCTTCTGGAGGACGAGCAATTTTTGTAACTTCAGAAGTGGCTCATGATATTTCACCTTATTGGTCGGCTTATTCGGTCAGTAAAGCAGCCCTTGAAAATATGATAATGCTTTATGCTCATGAAAATTTAAATTCGTCACTGAAAGTGAATTTAGTTGATCCTGGGAAAATTCGGACTTCCATGCACGCAGAAGCATGCCCTGGAATAGATCCTTTATCCATCCCAAGCCCAGAAGAATTCATGGACGTTTTTATCTATCTAGCAAGTGAAAAATGTCAATTAACTGGAAAAATCTTTAAAGCGCAAGAATTCAAAAATGAAAATTGA